Below is a genomic region from Candidatus Neomarinimicrobiota bacterium.
CCCCGTGATGATCACGCGTTGCTGGTTAAAACTCATATCTGATACGGGCGTATCTGCACCCTTCTAATCCCTCGCCAATCCCCGGTCATCAATGACGATGGTTTCTGCCAGGCAGTCTTCGGCAGTTTGATGATTGGGATGGGTGAAGTATTGCCAGAATCCGAAGCCCAGCTCCACCAACGAAAGGCCATAGCCCAGGGCGCGCTCAAGGGCGTCCCAGAAGGTTATTTTCTCGTGCACCAGCGAGATTACCCTGATCTTCAGCATTTTCTTACCCGGTGTTTGACCGTTCAGCAAGTAAGTGGACAGGCCGAAGTAGAGAATCGGGACCAGCAGCTGGACGATAAGCCGCCCGTACCACGCTCCGGGATCAAAACGAAATGAATAGCTCGTGAACTCTCCCCGCGTAGCCCGATACCAGATGATTATCCCGACCAGGAATAGACCAAGAACAAAGAGCAGAAATGCAATGACGATATCTATTCCAAAAGCAATAGCTCGCTTTCGAAAGCTGGCGAGCGGGGTCCCTTCCAGCTTTCTCATACGGTCAATTTTAAAGGTCGGTAAGCGCCGGGATCGCTCATGGTCCGTTTACCCTCTATTCTCTGGCTGGATTACTGGTTTTCCCTCCGGGAGTACGGGCTAGGTTCGATAAAAGCTAGGGATCGAGGTGTCAAACTGCTATGAGTTATTATAATTTCTGGAGTGCTTATCCCATTACATTGACCATCGCAGGGGTAATCAAACCAATCCATCGCTAAGGAGCATTACCGTGTCCCGCAGAAGCCGACAGAAATTCATCCGCAAATGGCATCGCCGATTAGGGCCGATTATAGGTATCCAGCTGTTGCTGTGGTCCCTGGGGGGCATCTACTTCTCCTGGGTGCATACGACCCTGGTGCGCAGCGAAACGGATATGAATGAAGAGGAACCAGCTAACCTGAAATATGAGAACTTCCTGGCCTCCATTCCTCCCCTGATTCGTAATAGTCAGCTCCCTCAGGTCCGCGAGATCCAGCTGGGCAAGCTCCTCAATATCCCGGTCTACCGCTTCATCCAGGATGATCGCCACGCCGAGACCTACAACGCCATCACCGGCGAGAAGCTATCCCCAATTGGCCGCAGCACTGCCACCGCCATTGCGCAAGCCGATTTCACCCCCGAAATCCCTGTTCACCAAGTGACCCGCATCGACACTGCCCGCGGTGAATACCGGGGTCCGCTTCCCGCCTGGAAGATCACCTTCGATAACTGGAAAGCCTC
It encodes:
- a CDS encoding RDD family protein, translating into MRKLEGTPLASFRKRAIAFGIDIVIAFLLFVLGLFLVGIIIWYRATRGEFTSYSFRFDPGAWYGRLIVQLLVPILYFGLSTYLLNGQTPGKKMLKIRVISLVHEKITFWDALERALGYGLSLVELGFGFWQYFTHPNHQTAEDCLAETIVIDDRGLARD
- a CDS encoding PepSY domain-containing protein; protein product: MDHRRGNQTNPSLRSITVSRRSRQKFIRKWHRRLGPIIGIQLLLWSLGGIYFSWVHTTLVRSETDMNEEEPANLKYENFLASIPPLIRNSQLPQVREIQLGKLLNIPVYRFIQDDRHAETYNAITGEKLSPIGRSTATAIAQADFTPEIPVHQVTRIDTARGEYRGPLPAWKITFDNWKASAIYVSEHTGQVTARRSALGRVHDFLWMLHIMDYRGRENVNNWLIRVLSVLGLVTIASGYTLWYLTTPLLQPQTRKRSPSRKTGASRKK